In the genome of Actinomycetota bacterium, one region contains:
- a CDS encoding branched-chain amino acid ABC transporter permease/ATP-binding protein — protein MPEIFTYVLLSIPLIGAYAIFALGISVIYRSSRVLNLAHGAMAMIPAYLVHAMTNAGLPIGVALPIGVAAGAALGIAVERIFVRRLRAQGPTAQTVGTVAVTGLLIALAAKIWGTTPLLAPQVFPGGTIRVGASGIRSGEIGLFLTGVVVSATLFTFFKRTQVGLAMRGAAQNRRAASLMGIDPDLAAAGAWALGGGLAGLAGIMLAAVTNLDPYNLSLQVLPAFVAALIGGLESLPGALAGSAIAGLSFGLVPYFSRLPLVGSVLRFSGSPQLVLTILALVVMATRGRRLSGAQDSDAGLGSTARPVRAGGSHALTRALVVAVPVLVVWPWVVPYSVLGSSLLAVELALVAASLVVLTGWVGQISLGQASFVGISAFTTGLVARGFHLGFPANMIAAAAVSALAASLLGAVALRVRGLYLAVATLIFAWMCDSFLFRSPWLGASAGSSTIPEQRLGAEGGFPSFDFTSRRTLFYMMAGVAVVAVFSLASLRDTKTGRAFFAVRGSEMAAASLGIDVVRTKLIAFAVSGALAGLAGNLLMIDQRTVVPSQFMFTMSLQFLAIAVVGGLGSLGGALAAGGLFAALNEVFFRVSALSGWLEMVSAALLAVVLLAYPGGLAAIGTAIGTASQRAKGLGRAFGGGSVAARGSTGGAAQGRRTAPFGAALLRAVSLRAVFERARALVARLPVGARVNRALGAVGARLAASLSGRALSPHGKNGRHDDWFANAFEEVSPISEPSGATPPSEGAFGADGSTNGRADGAVPVQGELHPPVSSALDVSAPPSPGLVLRARAAPMLDSDRSARRMILEVDGVTVRFGGLTAVSGASLSVREGEIVGLIGPNGAGKTTLFNAILGLNDPSAGRVMLYGRDATSLPPHLRARLGVARTFQVLQLFSELTVFDNLLVATHMHNNSGVFSNLAAGPATLAAERAARDRVRKILSLLQLEEYAASGVRGLPFGVLRMVELGRALVTGARLVMLDEPASGLNEAETDRLAEVVFGARALGVSVLLIEHDVRMVTAVSDYMYVLTQGRMLTEGPPAAVQRHPEVIAAYLGEPVVEPVGVA, from the coding sequence ATGCCCGAGATCTTTACCTATGTATTGCTGTCGATTCCGCTTATCGGCGCGTACGCGATTTTCGCCCTCGGAATCTCGGTGATCTACCGCTCATCCCGAGTGCTGAACCTCGCGCACGGGGCGATGGCGATGATCCCCGCGTACCTTGTGCACGCGATGACGAACGCCGGCCTACCGATCGGAGTTGCGCTTCCGATCGGGGTTGCCGCCGGCGCCGCCTTGGGCATCGCCGTCGAGCGAATCTTCGTGCGGCGGCTGCGCGCGCAAGGCCCGACCGCTCAGACGGTCGGCACCGTCGCAGTCACGGGTCTTCTTATCGCGCTCGCGGCGAAGATCTGGGGGACGACACCGCTGCTTGCTCCGCAGGTGTTCCCAGGAGGGACGATCCGAGTCGGGGCGAGCGGGATCCGGTCGGGCGAGATTGGGCTCTTTCTGACCGGTGTCGTGGTGTCGGCGACTCTGTTCACGTTCTTCAAGCGAACTCAGGTTGGACTTGCGATGCGGGGCGCCGCTCAGAACCGACGGGCTGCCTCACTCATGGGGATCGATCCGGATCTGGCGGCGGCCGGTGCGTGGGCGCTGGGCGGTGGTCTTGCCGGGCTCGCCGGAATCATGCTGGCGGCGGTCACGAACCTGGATCCGTACAACCTGTCGCTGCAGGTACTGCCGGCGTTCGTCGCCGCGCTCATTGGAGGGTTGGAGAGCCTGCCGGGGGCGCTCGCCGGGTCGGCGATCGCCGGCTTGAGCTTCGGGCTGGTGCCGTATTTCTCCAGGCTTCCGCTCGTCGGCTCGGTCCTGCGGTTCTCGGGGTCACCGCAGCTTGTGCTCACCATCCTCGCTCTCGTCGTCATGGCCACGCGCGGGCGCCGGCTTTCCGGGGCACAGGACTCCGATGCGGGGCTTGGGTCGACCGCGCGGCCCGTACGGGCCGGCGGGTCACACGCACTCACCCGCGCCCTCGTCGTCGCTGTGCCGGTTTTGGTCGTCTGGCCCTGGGTGGTTCCGTACTCGGTGCTCGGGTCCAGCCTGCTCGCGGTCGAGTTGGCGCTCGTCGCCGCCTCGCTGGTCGTGCTCACCGGATGGGTCGGGCAGATTTCGCTCGGCCAGGCGAGCTTCGTCGGGATCTCTGCGTTTACGACCGGGCTCGTCGCGCGGGGGTTCCACTTGGGTTTCCCCGCGAACATGATCGCCGCCGCTGCCGTTTCGGCCCTTGCCGCGTCGCTCTTGGGCGCGGTGGCGCTCCGCGTCCGCGGCTTGTATCTGGCGGTGGCGACGCTCATTTTTGCGTGGATGTGCGACTCTTTCCTGTTTCGGTCGCCTTGGCTTGGCGCGAGCGCCGGCAGTTCGACGATCCCCGAGCAGCGCCTGGGTGCTGAGGGGGGGTTCCCTTCGTTCGACTTCACGAGCCGCCGGACGCTGTTCTACATGATGGCGGGTGTCGCGGTGGTTGCGGTGTTCTCGTTGGCAAGTCTCCGCGACACCAAGACAGGGCGCGCGTTCTTTGCCGTTCGGGGGTCGGAGATGGCCGCGGCTTCGCTTGGGATCGACGTGGTGCGGACGAAGCTGATCGCCTTCGCCGTGTCCGGCGCCCTGGCGGGGCTGGCGGGGAACCTGCTCATGATCGACCAGCGAACGGTCGTGCCGTCGCAGTTCATGTTCACGATGTCGCTCCAGTTCCTTGCGATCGCGGTGGTGGGGGGACTCGGCAGCCTCGGCGGGGCGCTTGCGGCCGGTGGGCTGTTTGCCGCGCTCAACGAGGTCTTCTTCCGCGTGAGTGCTCTCTCGGGCTGGCTGGAGATGGTGTCGGCTGCGCTACTGGCTGTAGTGCTGCTGGCGTATCCGGGCGGACTCGCGGCGATTGGAACCGCGATTGGCACGGCGTCGCAGCGCGCCAAGGGACTCGGGCGCGCTTTCGGCGGCGGTTCCGTCGCCGCGCGTGGTTCGACTGGGGGCGCGGCGCAGGGCCGACGCACGGCGCCATTCGGTGCTGCCTTGCTTCGTGCTGTCTCGCTTCGTGCTGTCTTCGAGCGAGCGCGCGCGCTTGTCGCGCGATTGCCGGTGGGCGCGCGCGTGAACCGCGCGCTCGGCGCGGTCGGCGCGCGCCTGGCTGCGTCGCTCTCCGGACGCGCGCTCTCCCCCCACGGGAAGAACGGGCGTCACGACGATTGGTTCGCCAATGCTTTCGAAGAAGTTTCCCCGATCTCCGAGCCTTCCGGTGCGACCCCGCCGTCCGAGGGCGCTTTCGGAGCCGACGGTTCGACCAACGGCCGGGCGGATGGTGCCGTTCCCGTTCAGGGGGAGTTGCACCCGCCTGTGTCGTCTGCTCTCGACGTATCCGCCCCGCCCTCGCCCGGCCTCGTCCTGCGCGCGCGCGCCGCGCCGATGCTCGACTCCGACCGCTCGGCCCGCCGGATGATCCTGGAGGTCGACGGCGTCACCGTCCGGTTCGGTGGGCTGACGGCCGTGAGCGGAGCCTCTCTGTCGGTACGCGAAGGTGAGATCGTCGGCTTGATTGGTCCGAACGGCGCGGGGAAGACGACATTGTTCAATGCCATTCTTGGCCTCAATGATCCGTCTGCCGGCCGCGTGATGCTTTACGGGCGCGACGCAACGTCTCTTCCGCCGCACTTGCGCGCGCGCCTCGGGGTCGCGCGGACATTCCAGGTGCTGCAGCTCTTCTCCGAGTTGACGGTGTTCGACAACCTGCTTGTCGCAACGCACATGCACAACAACTCGGGTGTGTTCTCCAACCTTGCCGCGGGGCCGGCGACGCTGGCGGCGGAGCGCGCGGCGCGCGATCGTGTACGCAAGATCTTGAGCTTGTTGCAACTGGAGGAATACGCCGCGAGTGGTGTGCGCGGGCTGCCATTCGGCGTGCTGCGAATGGTCGAGTTGGGGCGCGCGCTCGTCACGGGCGCGCGCTTGGTCATGCTCGACGAACCCGCGTCGGGGTTGAACGAGGCCGAGACCGATCGCCTCGCCGAGGTCGTGTTCGGCGCGCGCGCGCTGGGGGTCTCCGTGCTGCTCATCGAGCATGACGTTCGTATGGTGACCGCGGTGTCGGACTACATGTACGTACTCACGCAAGGGAGGATGCTGACCGAGGGGCCACCGGCCGCCGTGCAGCGTCACCCGGAGGTGATCGCTGCGTATCTGGGCGAGCCCGTGGTGGAACCGGTGGGGGTCGCCTGA